The Mycolicibacterium smegmatis genome has a window encoding:
- a CDS encoding phosphoribosylaminoimidazolesuccinocarboxamide synthase, with product MRPALSDYQHLASGKVREIYRIDDEHLLFVASDRISAYDYILDSQIPDKGRILTAMSVFFFDHLLRTAGVPNHLAGPPDDERIPADVLGRALVVRRLDMLPVECVARGYLTGSGLIDYEKTGTVCGIALPPGLGEASKFDEPLFTPATKAEIGEHDENISFAKVIELVGAELANQLRDRTLQTYTAGADHALSKGIIIADTKFEFGVDRDGTVVLADEVFTPDSSRYWRADSYQPGVVQNSFDKQFVRNWLTGPESGWDRHGNTPPPALPDDIVAATRERYIEAYERISGLSFDDWIGA from the coding sequence ATGCGCCCTGCTCTGTCCGACTACCAACACCTGGCCAGCGGCAAAGTCCGCGAGATCTACCGCATCGACGACGAGCACCTGCTCTTTGTGGCCAGCGACCGGATTTCGGCCTATGACTACATCCTGGATTCCCAGATCCCGGACAAGGGCCGGATCCTGACCGCGATGAGCGTGTTCTTCTTCGACCACCTGCTGCGAACGGCGGGTGTGCCCAACCACCTCGCAGGCCCGCCCGACGACGAGCGCATCCCCGCCGACGTGCTGGGCCGCGCGCTCGTGGTGCGCCGCCTGGACATGCTGCCGGTCGAGTGCGTGGCGCGCGGCTATCTGACCGGCTCGGGATTGATCGATTACGAGAAGACGGGCACGGTGTGCGGCATCGCGCTGCCGCCCGGGCTGGGGGAGGCGAGCAAGTTCGACGAGCCGTTGTTCACCCCGGCCACCAAGGCCGAGATCGGCGAGCACGACGAGAACATCTCGTTCGCGAAGGTGATCGAGCTGGTGGGCGCGGAGCTGGCCAACCAGCTGCGCGACCGCACGCTGCAGACCTACACCGCCGGCGCCGACCATGCGCTGAGCAAGGGGATCATCATCGCCGACACCAAGTTCGAGTTCGGTGTCGACAGGGACGGCACCGTGGTGCTGGCCGACGAGGTGTTCACGCCCGACTCGTCGCGCTACTGGCGCGCCGACAGCTACCAGCCGGGCGTGGTGCAGAACAGCTTCGACAAGCAGTTCGTACGCAACTGGCTCACCGGCCCGGAGTCGGGCTGGGACCGCCACGGCAACACCCCGCCACCTGCGCTGCCCGACGACATCGTCGCGGCCACGCGCGAGCGGTACATCGAGGCCTACGAACGCATCTCGGGTCTCAGTTTCGACGATTGGATCGGTGCATGA
- a CDS encoding tellurite resistance/C4-dicarboxylate transporter family protein, with translation MDAQQPPYRDPPPGGRVRRVKPNVFAVVMATGIVSIAAADHHLGVISAPLAVLALLALPVLMYLTAARWRTFDIGDIDIVMSLYTYVAACAVLTARLHEYGWSVWVFGPLATAGWVSLAPMVIRRMRRLGLTGMRDRARGLWELASVATSGLAIVFMAGGNLFAAMSLWVLAMCVYVVMTGLVAWRGLVEPETRRNVPADHWILMGAAAIATLAGEHIHSTLHPGPIADAVLAVTVVTLGVASVQIVPLALTGWRQLNNWPAVFPLGMYSAASFAVAGETGWHPLVVVSQVFFGIAFAAWLMAVATRVPR, from the coding sequence GTGGACGCGCAGCAACCGCCATACCGGGATCCGCCACCTGGTGGTCGAGTTCGACGCGTGAAACCCAATGTGTTCGCGGTGGTCATGGCCACCGGCATCGTGTCCATCGCCGCGGCCGACCACCACCTCGGCGTGATCAGTGCCCCGCTCGCGGTGCTGGCGTTGCTCGCGCTGCCGGTGCTGATGTACCTGACCGCGGCGCGGTGGCGAACATTCGACATCGGTGACATCGACATCGTGATGTCGTTGTACACCTACGTGGCCGCGTGTGCCGTGCTCACCGCGCGGTTGCACGAATACGGGTGGAGCGTCTGGGTGTTCGGCCCGCTCGCGACGGCGGGCTGGGTGTCGCTGGCGCCGATGGTCATTCGCCGCATGCGGCGGTTGGGCCTGACCGGCATGCGTGATCGTGCCCGCGGCCTGTGGGAACTGGCCAGCGTCGCGACATCCGGGCTGGCGATCGTCTTCATGGCCGGCGGAAACCTCTTCGCGGCGATGTCTCTGTGGGTGCTGGCGATGTGCGTGTACGTGGTGATGACCGGTCTGGTCGCGTGGCGGGGCCTCGTCGAACCCGAGACGCGGCGCAACGTGCCCGCCGATCACTGGATCCTGATGGGCGCCGCGGCGATCGCGACCCTGGCCGGCGAGCACATCCACTCCACGCTGCACCCTGGCCCGATCGCCGACGCCGTGCTCGCGGTCACCGTGGTCACGCTGGGCGTCGCTTCGGTGCAGATCGTGCCGTTGGCACTCACGGGCTGGCGGCAGCTCAACAACTGGCCCGCGGTGTTCCCGCTCGGCATGTACTCCGCCGCATCGTTTGCCGTCGCGGGCGAAACCGGTTGGCATCCACTGGTTGTGGTGTCGCAGGTGTTCTTCGGTATCGCGTTTGCCGCGTGGCTGATGGCCGTGGCAACGCGGGTGCCCCGCTGA
- the purB gene encoding adenylosuccinate lyase, translated as MTIPNVLANRYASDEMVAIWSPEAKIIAERRLWLAVLRAQAELGVAVPDGVVEDYERVLENVDLESIAARERVTRHDVKARIEEFNALAGHEHVHKGMTSRDLTENVEQLQIRQSLELVFSHGVAVVARLAERAVVYRDLVMAGRSHNVAAQATTLGKRFASAAEETLVALTRLRELIDRYPLRGVKGPMGTAQDMLDLFGGDVGKLADLERRVAEFLGFTEVFTSVGQVYPRSLDHDVLSALVQFGAGPSSMAHTIRLMAGHELVTEGFAPGQVGSSAMPHKMNTRSCERVNGLQVVLRGYASMAAELAGAQWNEGDVFCSVVRRVALPDAFFAIDGQTETFLTVLDEFGAYPAVIQRELDRYLPFLATTRILMAAVRAGVGREAAHEVIKEHAVAVALAMREQGREPDLIDRLAGDPRLPLDKVALEAALEDKQAFTGAAGDQVDGVVAAVGELVSRYPEAAKYTSGAIL; from the coding sequence GTGACGATTCCGAATGTTCTGGCCAACCGCTACGCAAGCGACGAGATGGTTGCCATCTGGTCGCCGGAAGCCAAGATCATCGCGGAACGGCGGTTGTGGCTGGCCGTTCTGCGTGCCCAGGCCGAACTGGGGGTGGCCGTGCCAGACGGCGTCGTCGAGGACTATGAGCGGGTGCTGGAGAACGTCGACCTGGAGTCGATCGCCGCGCGTGAACGCGTCACCCGCCACGACGTCAAGGCGCGCATCGAGGAGTTCAACGCGCTGGCCGGGCACGAGCACGTGCACAAGGGCATGACGAGCCGCGACCTCACCGAGAACGTCGAGCAACTGCAGATCCGCCAGTCGCTCGAGCTGGTGTTCTCCCACGGCGTCGCCGTGGTGGCCCGCCTGGCCGAGCGCGCCGTCGTCTACCGCGACCTCGTGATGGCAGGCCGCAGCCACAACGTCGCGGCCCAGGCCACGACGCTGGGCAAGCGATTCGCGTCGGCCGCCGAGGAAACCCTGGTGGCGTTGACCCGGCTGCGCGAGCTGATCGACCGCTACCCACTGCGCGGCGTCAAGGGCCCCATGGGCACCGCGCAGGACATGCTCGACCTGTTCGGCGGCGACGTGGGCAAACTCGCCGACCTTGAGCGCCGCGTCGCCGAATTCCTCGGGTTCACCGAGGTTTTCACCAGTGTCGGCCAGGTCTACCCGCGTTCGCTCGATCACGACGTGCTCTCGGCGCTGGTGCAGTTCGGCGCAGGCCCGTCGTCGATGGCACACACCATCCGCCTGATGGCGGGCCACGAACTGGTCACCGAGGGCTTCGCGCCCGGGCAGGTGGGGTCGTCGGCCATGCCGCACAAGATGAACACCCGCTCATGTGAGCGCGTCAACGGGTTGCAGGTGGTCCTGCGCGGATACGCGTCGATGGCCGCCGAACTCGCCGGTGCGCAGTGGAACGAGGGCGACGTGTTCTGCTCGGTGGTGCGCCGCGTCGCACTGCCCGACGCGTTCTTCGCGATCGACGGGCAGACCGAGACGTTCCTGACGGTGCTCGACGAGTTCGGTGCCTACCCGGCGGTCATCCAGCGCGAACTCGACCGCTACCTGCCGTTTTTGGCCACCACCCGCATCCTCATGGCCGCGGTGCGCGCGGGTGTCGGACGCGAGGCCGCCCACGAGGTCATCAAGGAACACGCCGTCGCGGTGGCGCTCGCGATGCGCGAGCAGGGCAGGGAACCCGACCTCATCGACCGCCTGGCGGGCGATCCGCGCCTGCCGCTGGACAAGGTGGCCCTTGAGGCCGCGCTGGAGGACAAGCAGGCTTTCACGGGCGCGGCAGGCGATCAGGTGGACGGTGTCGTCGCAGCCGTCGGTGAACTGGTGAGCCGTTATCCGGAAGCGGCGAAATACACCTCGGGCGCGATCTTGTGA
- a CDS encoding S9 family peptidase — protein sequence MSEQQPVEPPVAKRLNHRREHHGDVFIDPYEWLRDKDDPEVIGYLEAENAYTASVTAHLEPLRQKIFDEIKARTKETDLSVPMRRGPWWYYARSFEGKQYAVHCRCPVSDPDDWTPPTFDEHTEVPGEQILLDENVEADGHEYFALGAATVSLDGNTLAYSVDVLGDERYTLRFKDLHTGELYDDTITGIGAGGIWAADNRTFYYTTVDDAWRPDTVWRHRLGAGLPGERVYHEPDERFWVGIGRSRSDKYVFIAAGSAVTSEVRYGDATDPQAEFTSVWGRRDLVEYSVEHAVVGGEDRFLILHNDGAENFMLVDAPVSDPNDFRTLIAHRDDVRLDAVDAFDGFLVVSYRSEALPKIQLWPINADGEYGRAQEITFASELTAAGLAGNPNWSTPKLRIAATSFITPARVYDLDLATGERTLLREQPVLGGYRPEDYVERRDWAIAEDGARVPISIVHRAGVQFPAPTLLYGYGAYESCEDPRFSIARLSLLDRGMVFAIAHVRGGGELGRSWYEHGKLLEKKNTFTDFIAVARHLIDQGLTRPQNLVALGGSAGGLLMGAVANMAPDLFAGILAQVPFVDALTTILDPSLPLTVTEWDEWGNPLEDPEVYRYMKSYSPYENVTTQDYPPILAMTSLNDTRVYYVEPAKWVAALRHTKTDNNPVLLKTEMVAGHGGLSGRYERWREAAFQYAWLLAAADRDQYGSGQVDALFGGPDT from the coding sequence ATGAGCGAGCAGCAGCCTGTGGAACCCCCGGTCGCCAAGCGGCTCAACCACCGTCGTGAGCACCACGGCGATGTGTTCATCGATCCGTACGAGTGGTTGCGCGACAAGGACGACCCCGAGGTGATCGGCTACCTGGAGGCCGAGAACGCCTACACCGCGTCCGTCACGGCGCATCTGGAGCCGTTGCGGCAGAAGATCTTCGACGAGATCAAGGCCCGCACCAAGGAGACCGATCTGTCGGTGCCGATGCGTCGCGGCCCGTGGTGGTACTACGCGCGCAGCTTCGAGGGCAAGCAGTACGCCGTGCACTGCCGGTGCCCGGTCAGCGATCCCGACGACTGGACGCCGCCGACCTTCGACGAGCACACCGAGGTTCCGGGCGAGCAGATCCTGCTCGACGAGAACGTCGAGGCCGACGGGCACGAGTACTTCGCACTGGGCGCGGCGACGGTGAGCCTGGACGGCAACACCCTGGCCTACTCGGTCGACGTCCTGGGTGACGAGCGGTACACGTTGCGGTTCAAGGATCTTCACACCGGTGAGCTGTACGACGACACGATCACCGGGATCGGTGCGGGCGGCATCTGGGCGGCCGACAACCGGACGTTCTACTACACGACCGTGGACGACGCGTGGCGCCCGGACACCGTGTGGCGCCACCGCCTTGGCGCGGGTCTGCCGGGTGAGCGGGTGTATCACGAGCCCGATGAACGGTTCTGGGTGGGCATCGGGCGCAGCCGCAGCGACAAGTACGTGTTCATCGCCGCGGGCAGTGCCGTGACGTCCGAGGTGCGCTACGGCGACGCGACCGATCCGCAGGCCGAGTTCACCTCGGTGTGGGGACGCCGCGACCTGGTGGAGTACTCCGTCGAGCACGCGGTGGTCGGTGGCGAGGATCGGTTCCTGATCCTGCACAACGACGGTGCCGAGAACTTCATGCTGGTCGACGCCCCGGTCAGCGATCCGAACGACTTCCGCACGCTCATCGCGCACCGCGACGATGTGCGCCTCGACGCGGTCGACGCGTTCGACGGTTTCCTGGTGGTGAGCTACCGCAGCGAGGCGCTGCCGAAGATCCAGCTCTGGCCGATCAACGCCGACGGCGAATACGGCCGCGCGCAGGAGATCACGTTCGCCTCCGAGCTCACCGCGGCGGGCCTGGCCGGCAACCCGAACTGGTCGACACCCAAGCTGCGTATCGCGGCGACGTCGTTCATCACCCCGGCGCGGGTGTACGACCTGGATCTGGCGACCGGCGAGCGGACCCTGCTGCGTGAGCAGCCCGTCCTGGGCGGTTACCGCCCCGAGGACTACGTGGAGCGCCGCGACTGGGCGATCGCCGAAGACGGTGCGCGTGTGCCGATCTCGATCGTGCACCGCGCCGGTGTGCAGTTCCCGGCGCCGACGCTGCTCTACGGTTACGGCGCCTACGAGTCGTGCGAGGATCCGCGATTCTCGATCGCGCGGCTGTCGCTCTTGGACCGCGGCATGGTGTTCGCGATCGCGCACGTCCGCGGCGGCGGTGAGCTGGGCCGGTCGTGGTACGAGCACGGCAAGCTGCTGGAGAAGAAGAACACCTTCACCGACTTCATCGCGGTCGCACGCCATCTCATCGACCAGGGGCTCACGCGCCCGCAGAACCTGGTGGCACTCGGCGGCAGCGCGGGTGGCCTGCTGATGGGTGCGGTGGCCAACATGGCGCCGGACCTGTTCGCAGGGATCCTGGCGCAGGTGCCGTTCGTCGACGCGCTCACCACGATCCTCGACCCGTCCCTGCCGCTGACGGTCACCGAATGGGACGAGTGGGGCAACCCGCTGGAGGACCCCGAGGTGTACCGGTACATGAAGTCGTACTCGCCGTACGAGAACGTCACGACGCAGGACTATCCGCCGATCCTGGCGATGACGTCGCTCAACGACACCCGCGTGTACTACGTCGAACCGGCGAAATGGGTTGCCGCGCTTCGTCACACCAAGACCGACAACAACCCGGTGCTGCTCAAGACCGAGATGGTGGCGGGCCACGGTGGGCTGAGCGGACGCTACGAGCGGTGGCGCGAGGCCGCGTTCCAGTACGCGTGGCTATTGGCCGCCGCCGATCGCGACCAGTACGGCAGCGGCCAGGTAGACGCCCTCTTCGGCGGTCCGGACACCTAG
- a CDS encoding cytochrome P450 encodes MRADLTDLDNFADGFPHALFEAHRREAPVYWHEPTEHTPDGEGFWSVATYAETLAVLRDPVTFSSVTGGSRPYGGTLLQDLAIAGQVLNMMDDPRHAQIRRLVSSGLTPRMIARVEEDLRVRARRLLDAVEPGVPLDFLVEVAAELPMQMICILLGVPESERHWLFHAIEPQFDFSGSRTASVGQLTPEEAGNRMYRYGMELIAAKRAAPTDDMLSVVANAHDAELSDLELYLFFSLLFSAGAETTRNAVAGGLLALIEHPSQMALLRADLALLPTAVEEMVRWTSPSPSKRRTATRDVELGGCRIAAGDKVQIWEGSANRDPLVFTDPDVFDITRKPNPHLGFGQGVHYCLGANLARLELRVLFEELLRRFSAARLVKPVEWTRSNRHTGIRHLVVEFDA; translated from the coding sequence ATGCGGGCCGACCTCACCGACCTCGACAACTTCGCCGACGGGTTTCCTCACGCGCTGTTCGAGGCCCACCGGCGTGAGGCACCCGTGTACTGGCACGAACCCACCGAGCACACGCCGGACGGCGAGGGCTTCTGGTCGGTCGCGACGTACGCAGAAACCCTTGCCGTGCTTCGTGATCCGGTGACGTTCTCGTCGGTGACCGGCGGGTCACGGCCCTACGGCGGGACCCTGTTGCAGGACCTGGCCATCGCCGGGCAGGTGCTCAACATGATGGACGATCCGCGCCACGCCCAGATCCGGCGCCTGGTGAGCTCAGGGCTGACCCCGCGCATGATCGCGCGCGTGGAAGAGGACCTGCGGGTCCGCGCGCGGCGCCTGCTCGACGCCGTCGAACCCGGCGTGCCGCTGGACTTCCTGGTGGAGGTGGCCGCGGAACTGCCCATGCAGATGATCTGCATCCTGCTGGGAGTGCCGGAATCCGAACGTCATTGGCTGTTTCACGCGATCGAGCCGCAGTTCGACTTCTCCGGTTCCCGCACGGCCTCGGTGGGGCAGTTGACACCCGAAGAGGCCGGTAACCGCATGTACCGCTACGGCATGGAACTGATCGCCGCCAAACGAGCGGCGCCGACCGACGACATGCTGTCGGTCGTGGCGAACGCTCATGATGCCGAGTTGTCCGACCTGGAGTTGTATCTGTTCTTCAGCCTGCTGTTCAGCGCGGGTGCCGAGACCACCCGCAACGCCGTGGCAGGAGGGCTGCTCGCGCTCATCGAGCATCCGTCGCAAATGGCTTTGCTACGCGCGGATCTCGCGTTGCTGCCCACCGCGGTCGAGGAGATGGTGCGCTGGACGTCGCCGTCACCGTCGAAGCGCCGCACCGCGACACGCGATGTCGAACTGGGTGGCTGCCGGATCGCCGCGGGCGACAAGGTGCAGATCTGGGAGGGCTCGGCGAACCGGGATCCGCTGGTCTTCACCGATCCCGACGTCTTCGACATCACACGAAAACCCAATCCGCACCTGGGTTTCGGTCAGGGTGTGCACTACTGCCTGGGCGCCAACCTCGCACGCCTGGAGTTGCGGGTGCTGTTCGAGGAACTGCTGCGCCGGTTCTCGGCGGCGCGTCTGGTCAAACCCGTCGAGTGGACGCGCAGCAACCGCCATACCGGGATCCGCCACCTGGTGGTCGAGTTCGACGCGTGA
- the relZ gene encoding bifunctional ribonuclease/(p)ppGpp synthase: MHHPPYFVGIDLAWGERKPTGVAVVDTDGRLVHLSAATDDDSIIAALAPFTGAECVAGIDAPLIVTNPTGNRPAEAALNRDFRPFEAGAHPSNTGKPEFAGTPRGARLAEALDLDLDPRSERPRRALEVYPHAASVALFRLGRTLKYKAKPGRSFEQLRSELLRLMELIAGLRHADVPLDVSASEQWRQLYSAVEGASTKSELRRAEDPVDAVLCAYIALYAARRPDDITIYGDTETGYILTPTLPQDLMPHSALPPAVAEYAARRPALVHATARYHDLVTGLLDDAGINYLSITSRTKTVESFAEKAVRTAGGEPLYTDPLVEITDQVGLRVITYLREDVDAVANLLADEMRLLDDRDMGAETAREGRWGYASRHLLVGMEGEQQPASIQVRTVLQHAWAEFEHDVRYKGSIPAAHVTELDRRFTLAAGLLELADREFSEIRNRLRTTMTEEETEFSPDSRIPSPVLATYLGNRFDDAGWSRTDHYGWISGLLLELGITSLDALTAVLDSVDTDEINRLMDYRYPPGAVRRLDDALLAVFGDRYLDLQGNAHRVALLRNRFEKLQA; encoded by the coding sequence ATGCACCACCCCCCGTACTTCGTGGGCATCGACCTCGCCTGGGGAGAACGCAAGCCCACGGGCGTCGCGGTCGTCGACACCGACGGCAGGCTGGTCCACCTGTCGGCGGCCACGGACGACGACAGCATCATCGCCGCACTCGCGCCGTTCACCGGCGCCGAGTGTGTGGCCGGTATCGACGCCCCGCTGATCGTCACCAACCCGACCGGCAACCGCCCCGCCGAGGCCGCGTTGAACAGGGACTTCCGGCCGTTCGAGGCCGGTGCGCACCCGTCGAACACCGGTAAGCCCGAGTTCGCGGGCACCCCGCGCGGCGCGCGGCTGGCCGAGGCGCTCGACCTCGATCTTGACCCACGCTCGGAGCGGCCGCGCCGTGCGCTCGAGGTCTATCCGCACGCCGCGTCGGTCGCGCTGTTCCGGCTGGGCCGGACGCTGAAGTACAAGGCCAAGCCGGGCCGCAGCTTCGAACAGCTGCGCTCGGAGCTGTTGCGGCTGATGGAGCTGATCGCGGGCCTGCGCCACGCCGACGTCCCGCTCGACGTGTCGGCCAGCGAACAGTGGCGGCAGCTGTACTCCGCGGTGGAGGGCGCCTCGACCAAGAGTGAGCTGCGCCGCGCCGAGGATCCCGTGGACGCGGTGTTGTGCGCGTACATCGCGCTGTACGCCGCCCGCAGGCCCGACGACATCACGATCTACGGCGACACCGAGACCGGGTACATCCTGACCCCGACGCTGCCGCAGGATCTGATGCCGCACTCGGCGCTGCCTCCCGCGGTCGCCGAGTACGCGGCCCGGCGCCCGGCGCTGGTCCATGCCACGGCGCGCTATCACGACCTCGTGACGGGTCTGCTCGACGACGCGGGCATCAACTACCTGAGCATCACCTCGCGCACCAAGACCGTCGAGTCGTTCGCGGAGAAGGCCGTGCGCACCGCGGGCGGTGAGCCGCTGTACACCGACCCGCTCGTGGAGATCACCGATCAGGTGGGGCTGCGGGTCATCACATATCTACGTGAGGACGTCGACGCGGTGGCCAATCTGCTGGCCGACGAGATGCGTCTGCTCGACGACCGGGACATGGGCGCCGAGACCGCGCGTGAGGGTCGCTGGGGTTACGCCAGCAGGCACCTGCTGGTCGGCATGGAGGGCGAACAGCAGCCCGCGTCGATCCAGGTGCGCACGGTGCTGCAGCACGCGTGGGCCGAGTTCGAGCACGACGTGCGCTACAAGGGTTCCATCCCGGCCGCGCACGTCACCGAACTGGATCGCCGGTTCACGCTGGCCGCGGGTCTGCTGGAGCTGGCCGACCGGGAGTTCTCCGAGATCCGGAACCGGTTGCGCACCACCATGACCGAGGAGGAGACCGAGTTCTCACCGGACTCGCGTATCCCCAGTCCGGTGCTCGCGACGTACCTGGGCAACCGGTTCGACGATGCCGGCTGGTCGCGCACCGACCACTACGGCTGGATCTCGGGTCTGCTGCTCGAGCTCGGCATCACCTCGCTGGACGCGCTGACGGCCGTGCTGGACTCGGTCGACACCGACGAGATCAACCGGCTGATGGACTACCGCTACCCGCCGGGTGCGGTGCGCCGCCTCGATGACGCGCTGCTTGCAGTCTTCGGCGACCGCTACCTCGACCTGCAGGGCAACGCGCATCGGGTTGCCTTGTTGCGCAACCGGTTCGAGAAGCTGCAGGCCTAG
- a CDS encoding DUF1707 SHOCT-like domain-containing protein: MDPVSGDNLRVSDAERTQVRHALERAVGAGMLTLDEFTERVDIALAARTRGELNAVLADLPDPTAPMAPTVQRRPEELRSWMSTIERRGQWTVAPTLRLVTRMCNTTLDFTSAVLPGRVVHIEIDDYCSTTTLIVPGNATADLNGVHPVAGNATLKVRSSPPSEHLHLVVRGRVRMGTVTVRHSYTRWLRRLSGSR; encoded by the coding sequence ATGGACCCGGTCTCAGGTGACAATCTGCGAGTCTCGGATGCCGAACGCACCCAGGTCAGGCACGCCCTCGAACGTGCCGTCGGGGCAGGCATGCTCACGCTCGACGAGTTCACCGAGCGCGTCGACATCGCCCTGGCCGCGCGCACCCGTGGGGAACTCAACGCCGTCCTCGCGGACCTGCCGGACCCGACGGCGCCCATGGCGCCCACGGTGCAGCGGCGACCCGAGGAACTGCGCAGCTGGATGTCGACCATCGAGCGCCGCGGGCAGTGGACCGTCGCCCCGACTCTGCGGCTCGTCACCAGGATGTGCAACACCACGCTGGATTTCACGTCCGCGGTTCTTCCCGGGCGCGTGGTGCACATCGAGATCGACGACTACTGCAGTACCACCACCCTGATCGTGCCGGGCAACGCCACGGCCGATCTCAACGGGGTTCATCCGGTCGCCGGCAACGCCACACTCAAGGTGCGCTCCAGTCCGCCGTCGGAGCATCTGCACCTCGTCGTGCGGGGCCGGGTGCGCATGGGCACGGTCACCGTGCGGCACTCGTATACGAGGTGGCTGCGGCGGCTGTCCGGGAGTCGATAG
- a CDS encoding type IV toxin-antitoxin system AbiEi family antitoxin domain-containing protein, whose amino-acid sequence MIDDYLRDHDGVITLAQAREAGLSENSVRRRVRSGRWLRCSRGVYFATDRPFTDQARIRVGVWSYGPQATASGLAAAWWLGVTKYAPEIVEVTAPRSSRLQHRPGTRLRRRDLWPTDVVERNGLRVTTLPLTVVEAAARRGGGAKLMDSALQRHVELRELWRVHLRNTGRHGSPAARRLLIAADDGARSAAERLLVKLLKDARIIGWKANHRVGRFVVDVAFPAVKVAIEADGWAFHSDQADFQHDRIKQNELTLMGWLPLRFTWLDLTEYPQRVIAEIRFAIDSRTAAAATSYTSAAR is encoded by the coding sequence GTGATCGACGACTATCTGCGTGACCACGACGGCGTGATCACCCTTGCGCAGGCACGCGAGGCAGGCCTGAGCGAGAACTCCGTGCGGCGCAGGGTTCGGTCGGGGCGCTGGCTTCGCTGTTCGCGCGGCGTCTACTTCGCCACGGACCGTCCCTTCACCGATCAGGCCCGTATCCGTGTCGGCGTGTGGTCGTACGGTCCTCAGGCGACCGCGAGCGGGTTGGCTGCCGCGTGGTGGCTCGGCGTCACGAAGTATGCGCCCGAGATCGTCGAAGTGACCGCACCGCGTTCGAGTCGCCTGCAACACCGCCCGGGCACCAGGCTGCGCCGCCGGGATCTGTGGCCCACCGACGTCGTGGAGCGCAACGGTCTGCGGGTGACGACGCTGCCACTGACCGTGGTGGAGGCGGCCGCGCGACGGGGTGGCGGCGCCAAGCTCATGGACTCAGCCCTTCAACGCCACGTCGAACTGCGTGAACTGTGGCGAGTCCACCTGCGCAACACGGGCAGGCATGGTTCACCCGCCGCGCGCCGGCTGTTGATCGCGGCCGACGACGGTGCCCGCTCGGCCGCCGAGCGCCTCCTGGTGAAGCTGCTGAAGGATGCCCGGATCATCGGCTGGAAGGCCAATCACCGCGTGGGCCGGTTCGTGGTGGACGTGGCGTTCCCCGCGGTGAAGGTCGCCATCGAGGCCGACGGCTGGGCGTTCCACAGTGATCAGGCGGACTTCCAGCACGACCGCATCAAGCAGAACGAGTTGACCTTGATGGGCTGGCTGCCGTTGCGGTTCACGTGGCTGGACCTCACCGAGTACCCGCAACGTGTGATCGCCGAGATCCGCTTCGCTATCGACTCCCGGACAGCCGCCGCAGCCACCTCGTATACGAGTGCCGCACGGTGA